One part of the Hydrogenobacter sp. T-2 genome encodes these proteins:
- the rplR gene encoding 50S ribosomal protein L18, whose translation MAKLSRHEKRERRHKRIRKKIVGTPERPRLSVYRSVNAFYAQIIDDSNGQSKTLVSASSVDPEFVQLAGKRGGKSIEDVQKVAELLVKRATERGIRKVVFDRGGFLYHGKIKAFADKCRELGFEF comes from the coding sequence ATGGCAAAGTTAAGCAGACATGAAAAGAGGGAAAGAAGACACAAAAGGATAAGAAAGAAGATCGTAGGGACTCCAGAAAGACCGAGGCTCAGTGTATACAGAAGCGTAAATGCCTTTTATGCGCAGATAATAGACGATTCTAATGGTCAGTCAAAAACCTTAGTTTCCGCCTCTTCCGTTGACCCTGAATTTGTCCAGCTTGCGGGTAAGAGGGGTGGAAAGTCCATAGAGGATGTGCAAAAGGTTGCAGAGCTTCTTGTCAAAAGGGCAACAGAAAGGGGCATAAGAAAAGTGGTCTTTGACAGAGGTGGTTTCCTTTACCACGGAAAGATAAAAGCTTTTGCAGATAAATGTAGAGAACTTGGTTTTGAATTCTAA
- the rplF gene encoding 50S ribosomal protein L6 — protein sequence MSRIGKKPIEIPQGVKVSLQNGELRVEGPKGKLSMRVHPDIKVNLESNTIRVERPTDQPFHRAMHGTTAALIRNMIKGVTEGFTKVLEVVGLGYRAAVKGNNLELSLGLSHPVVYQIPSDVKIEVKENKIYVSGIDKDRVGQVCAQIRAFRKPNVYKGKGIRYEGEVLRLKAGKSAGKGKGGKK from the coding sequence ATGTCAAGGATAGGTAAAAAACCCATTGAAATTCCTCAGGGAGTTAAGGTAAGCCTTCAAAATGGAGAGCTAAGGGTGGAAGGACCAAAGGGTAAGCTCTCCATGAGAGTTCATCCAGACATAAAAGTAAATCTTGAAAGCAACACTATAAGGGTAGAAAGACCCACAGACCAACCCTTTCATAGGGCAATGCATGGGACCACAGCGGCACTTATAAGGAACATGATAAAGGGAGTTACCGAAGGCTTTACTAAGGTACTTGAGGTGGTAGGGCTCGGTTATAGGGCTGCGGTCAAGGGTAATAACTTAGAACTTAGCCTTGGGCTCTCTCATCCTGTGGTGTACCAAATACCTTCAGATGTGAAAATAGAGGTGAAGGAAAACAAGATATACGTCAGTGGAATAGACAAGGACAGGGTTGGTCAGGTGTGTGCTCAGATAAGAGCCTTTAGAAAACCTAACGTATACAAGGGTAAGGGTATAAGATACGAAGGTGAGGTGCTCAGACTTAAGGCAGGTAAGTCCGCTGGAAAGGGCAAGGGTGGTAAGAAGTAA
- the rpsH gene encoding 30S ribosomal protein S8 has protein sequence MDPVADMFSAIKNAIGRRMDYVDVSSSKLKESILDLLKKEGYIRDWERMEEGKKGTQYTLRIHLKYLDPKKERNAISELQKVSKPGRRIYTPKHRIPYVQRGFGIAILSTDAGLITDHDARKLGKGGEIIAYVW, from the coding sequence ATGGACCCAGTAGCAGACATGTTTTCTGCGATAAAAAACGCCATAGGGAGAAGGATGGATTATGTAGATGTGTCCTCTTCAAAACTAAAGGAGTCCATATTGGACCTTCTCAAAAAAGAGGGCTACATAAGAGACTGGGAAAGGATGGAAGAAGGCAAAAAGGGCACTCAGTATACCTTAAGGATTCACCTCAAATACCTTGACCCTAAAAAGGAAAGGAATGCCATATCTGAACTTCAGAAGGTTTCTAAGCCAGGAAGGAGGATATACACTCCAAAGCATAGGATTCCTTATGTGCAGAGGGGTTTTGGTATAGCCATCCTCTCCACCGATGCTGGTCTTATAACAGACCACGATGCCAGAAAACTCGGCAAGGGTGGAGAGATAATAGCCTATGTATGGTGA
- a CDS encoding type Z 30S ribosomal protein S14 → MARKAKVAKDVLHFPKYEVRQKNRCPICGRPRGFIRQFGMCRLCFRELALRGEIPGIRKASW, encoded by the coding sequence ATGGCAAGAAAGGCAAAGGTTGCAAAGGATGTTCTTCATTTTCCCAAGTATGAGGTAAGGCAGAAAAATAGATGCCCTATATGTGGCAGACCGAGAGGTTTTATAAGACAGTTTGGCATGTGTAGGCTTTGCTTTAGAGAGCTCGCCCTCAGGGGTGAAATTCCAGGTATTAGAAAAGCAAGTTGGTAA
- the rplE gene encoding 50S ribosomal protein L5 produces MSVETKYVPRLYNKYKDEVVPQLVNRFGYKNPMEVPRIVKVVVNMGVGEAVGDIKQLEKAMEDLRAITGQHPTVRRAKKSEAGFKLRKGMPVGLKVTLRKERMWDFLDKLICVALPRVKDFKGLNPRSFDGRGNYAFGIAEQIVFPEIDYEKVDAIRGMDVIIHTTAETDEEAFWLLSLLGLPIRSVGG; encoded by the coding sequence ATGAGCGTGGAAACTAAGTATGTCCCAAGACTTTATAACAAGTATAAGGATGAGGTCGTTCCCCAGCTTGTGAACCGCTTTGGCTACAAAAACCCAATGGAAGTGCCAAGGATAGTTAAGGTGGTGGTCAACATGGGTGTAGGTGAGGCAGTTGGCGATATAAAACAGCTTGAAAAAGCAATGGAAGACCTCAGGGCGATAACCGGTCAACATCCCACAGTCAGAAGGGCAAAGAAGTCCGAGGCAGGTTTTAAGCTCAGAAAGGGTATGCCTGTGGGTCTTAAGGTGACCCTTAGAAAGGAAAGGATGTGGGACTTTTTGGATAAACTAATATGTGTTGCACTGCCAAGGGTGAAGGACTTTAAGGGTCTTAACCCCAGGTCCTTTGATGGGAGAGGAAACTACGCCTTCGGTATTGCGGAGCAGATAGTCTTTCCGGAGATAGACTACGAAAAGGTGGATGCCATAAGGGGCATGGATGTTATAATCCATACCACTGCAGAAACAGACGAGGAAGCCTTCTGGCTTTTGTCCCTGCTGGGGCTTCCCATAAGGAGTGTAGGAGGTTAA
- the rplX gene encoding 50S ribosomal protein L24, producing MAQRIKKGDTVVVLRGKEKGKTGEVIRILREENRVIVKDVNLVKKHIKEIPNVREGGIYEMEAPIHISNVMLICPKCEKPTRVGIRTVVEGDTIRKYRYCKKCNENIDLIREKARVRA from the coding sequence ATGGCTCAGAGAATAAAGAAGGGTGATACAGTGGTTGTCCTGAGAGGAAAGGAAAAGGGCAAAACGGGAGAGGTTATAAGGATTCTCAGAGAAGAAAACAGGGTTATAGTAAAGGACGTTAACCTTGTAAAAAAACACATAAAGGAGATACCCAACGTGAGAGAGGGTGGAATATACGAAATGGAAGCTCCTATACATATTAGCAATGTAATGCTCATCTGTCCCAAGTGTGAAAAACCCACAAGGGTTGGAATAAGGACAGTGGTAGAAGGCGATACTATAAGGAAATACAGATATTGCAAGAAGTGTAATGAAAACATAGACCTCATAAGAGAAAAAGCGAGGGTTAGAGCATGA
- the rplN gene encoding 50S ribosomal protein L14 yields MIQRQGYANVADNSGAKKVQIIGIPYAPRDYATVGDVVTVTVKIAAPNSPAKKGKVYRAVVVRTKKEVRRPDGSYIKFDDNAVVLLNQYGEPLGTRILGPIAREVRNRGFTKLASLAPEVV; encoded by the coding sequence ATGATACAAAGGCAAGGTTATGCGAATGTTGCAGATAACTCGGGAGCTAAAAAGGTTCAGATAATAGGCATACCCTATGCACCCAGAGACTATGCCACCGTGGGTGATGTGGTTACTGTTACCGTAAAGATTGCAGCACCCAATAGCCCTGCAAAGAAGGGTAAGGTATACAGGGCTGTGGTGGTAAGGACAAAAAAGGAAGTGAGGCGTCCAGATGGTAGCTATATAAAGTTTGATGACAATGCGGTGGTTCTTCTCAATCAATACGGAGAGCCTCTTGGCACTCGTATACTTGGGCCCATTGCAAGAGAGGTCAGAAACAGGGGCTTTACCAAATTGGCATCTCTTGCTCCGGAGGTAGTGTGA
- a CDS encoding TRC40/GET3/ArsA family transport-energizing ATPase, with the protein MRVILFSGKGGVGKTTISAATAYRLSNLGYKTIVVSLDPAHSLGDAFDIPEEEKTKAKGLPIRISEKLYIQEIDIQEELDRYWGDVYRFLELLFNTTGLDQVVSEELAILPGMEEVTSLLYVNKYYRDGEFDALVLDLPPTGESLRFVSMPTVLKWYMRKIFNVERTILKVARPVARRLTDVPIPDDEYFKALENFYEKLKGVDELLVDPDITSVRLVANPEKMVLKESQRAFMYFNLFGVNVDAVVVNKVLPPFVEDCEHFSKWVLTQKKHLEDMQALFYPVPVFKVPLMEDEVVGEEKLKVLSDLIYGDTDPIRVFHKEKPYEFIEQNGDYMVKLKAPFLTKDGLSVLKSEGEIVIRWKNFKSHILLPRKLKDYEPVGAKIEEGYLKVFLSKAT; encoded by the coding sequence ATGAGAGTTATACTCTTTTCCGGCAAAGGCGGAGTAGGCAAGACCACGATTTCTGCAGCCACTGCCTACAGGCTATCAAATCTTGGCTACAAGACCATAGTGGTTTCTCTTGACCCGGCTCACAGCCTCGGAGATGCCTTTGATATTCCAGAAGAGGAAAAGACCAAGGCGAAGGGATTGCCCATAAGGATATCTGAAAAGCTCTACATACAGGAAATAGACATACAAGAAGAATTGGACAGATATTGGGGAGATGTCTACAGGTTTTTGGAGCTTCTTTTCAACACCACCGGGCTTGACCAAGTAGTATCCGAGGAGCTTGCCATACTGCCGGGTATGGAAGAGGTCACCAGCCTTCTGTATGTTAACAAATACTACAGAGATGGAGAGTTTGACGCTTTGGTGCTTGACCTTCCACCCACTGGCGAATCCCTACGCTTTGTGTCCATGCCCACAGTGCTTAAGTGGTATATGAGAAAGATATTTAATGTGGAGAGAACCATACTCAAAGTGGCAAGACCTGTAGCGAGACGCCTTACCGATGTCCCCATACCCGATGACGAATACTTCAAAGCCCTTGAGAACTTCTACGAAAAGCTAAAGGGAGTGGACGAGCTTCTTGTTGATCCTGACATAACCTCTGTGAGGCTTGTGGCAAACCCAGAAAAGATGGTTCTCAAAGAAAGCCAGAGAGCTTTTATGTATTTTAACCTGTTTGGAGTAAACGTGGATGCGGTTGTGGTCAACAAGGTCTTACCACCTTTTGTGGAAGACTGCGAGCACTTTTCAAAATGGGTGCTAACACAGAAAAAACATCTTGAGGATATGCAAGCCCTTTTTTACCCAGTGCCAGTTTTCAAGGTCCCTCTTATGGAGGATGAAGTGGTTGGTGAGGAGAAGTTAAAGGTTCTTTCAGACCTAATATACGGCGACACAGACCCTATAAGAGTTTTCCACAAGGAAAAGCCCTACGAGTTTATAGAGCAAAATGGAGATTATATGGTAAAACTCAAAGCACCCTTCTTAACAAAGGACGGTCTATCTGTTCTTAAAAGTGAAGGCGAGATAGTTATCCGGTGGAAAAACTTTAAGAGCCACATACTCCTACCAAGAAAGCTCAAAGACTACGAGCCAGTGGGTGCAAAGATTGAGGAAGGCTATTTGAAGGTCTTTCTCTCAAAGGCTACTTAG
- a CDS encoding uracil-DNA glycosylase yields MKTLKHTIRSLIEIGFDALYIEKEALQSQVEPSQKVKEPTQSKEEILKALYRKLEEERKCILYEGASGYVFGEGNPYSPVVFVGEAPGEEEDQQKRPFVGRAGRYLNQKLQEVGLRREEVYITNVVKSRPPGNRKPTPKEMQTCLPYLRKEIEIINPKLIVCLGATAIEGILGKSLSITKHRGQFLEYPYDRKIKVFLTYHPAYILRNPGGEKEFVADLRRIKEFLSSL; encoded by the coding sequence ATGAAGACCTTGAAGCATACCATAAGGTCTCTTATAGAAATTGGCTTTGACGCTTTGTATATAGAAAAAGAAGCTCTGCAAAGTCAGGTAGAGCCTTCACAAAAGGTCAAAGAACCTACTCAGAGCAAAGAAGAAATCTTGAAGGCTTTGTATAGAAAACTTGAGGAAGAGAGAAAGTGCATCCTCTACGAGGGGGCAAGCGGTTATGTCTTTGGGGAAGGGAATCCCTATTCGCCTGTGGTATTTGTAGGCGAAGCGCCGGGAGAAGAAGAAGACCAACAGAAAAGACCCTTTGTGGGTAGAGCGGGAAGGTATTTAAATCAAAAACTCCAAGAGGTAGGTCTAAGGCGAGAGGAGGTATACATAACCAACGTGGTAAAGTCCAGACCACCCGGCAACAGAAAGCCTACCCCAAAAGAAATGCAGACCTGCCTGCCCTATCTCAGAAAGGAGATAGAGATAATAAACCCAAAGCTGATAGTTTGTCTTGGTGCAACAGCCATTGAGGGAATATTGGGAAAATCTCTTTCCATAACCAAACACAGAGGTCAATTTCTTGAATATCCTTACGACAGAAAAATAAAGGTCTTCCTTACCTATCATCCCGCTTACATCCTTAGAAATCCCGGTGGAGAAAAGGAGTTTGTGGCGGACCTAAGGAGGATAAAGGAATTTCTAAGTAGCCTTTGA